One stretch of Streptomyces sp. A2-16 DNA includes these proteins:
- a CDS encoding ABC transporter ATP-binding protein, with translation MSGQALEVRHLTVRFAGLTALDDVGFTVRPGTVHALIGPNGAGKSTCFNVLSGVYRATSGSVRFGAHELTGMPAHRIAALGVARIFQNLALPPRASVEDCLLLGRHRLTRTGFLAAGLRLPSAAREERLHRERVREIAEFVGIADCLGRPAGSLPYGQQKLAELARALCMEPRLLLLDEPVAGMTADERRRTAAVIAGVRDSLGISIVLVEHDMGVVMRLADAVTVLDFGRRIADGAPVDVQNDPAVVQAYLGTAS, from the coding sequence GTGAGCGGCCAGGCATTGGAAGTGCGTCACCTCACCGTCCGCTTCGCCGGACTCACCGCCCTCGACGACGTCGGCTTCACCGTCCGCCCCGGCACCGTCCACGCCCTCATCGGCCCCAACGGCGCCGGAAAGTCGACCTGCTTCAACGTCCTGTCCGGCGTCTACCGGGCCACGTCCGGCAGCGTCCGCTTCGGTGCGCACGAGCTGACCGGCATGCCCGCGCACCGCATCGCCGCCCTCGGTGTCGCCCGCATCTTCCAGAACCTCGCGCTGCCGCCCCGCGCGTCGGTCGAGGACTGCCTGCTCCTCGGCCGGCACCGGCTCACCCGCACCGGCTTCCTCGCCGCGGGACTCCGGCTGCCGTCCGCGGCTCGCGAGGAACGGCTGCACCGTGAACGCGTCCGCGAGATCGCCGAGTTCGTCGGCATCGCCGACTGCCTGGGCCGCCCCGCCGGCTCACTGCCGTACGGGCAGCAGAAGCTGGCCGAACTCGCCCGGGCGCTCTGCATGGAACCCCGGCTGCTGCTCCTCGACGAGCCGGTCGCGGGCATGACCGCCGACGAACGGCGCCGGACGGCAGCCGTGATCGCGGGGGTGCGCGACTCCCTCGGCATCTCGATCGTCCTGGTGGAACACGACATGGGGGTGGTCATGCGGCTCGCGGACGCGGTGACCGTACTGGACTTCGGGCGCCGGATCGCCGACGGCGCCCCCGTCGACGTACAGAACGATCCGGCCGTCGTACAGGCATACCTGGGGACCGCGTCATGA
- the pssA gene encoding CDP-diacylglycerol--serine O-phosphatidyltransferase, whose product MPEADEVDDEEEMPLSLRLSIADTLTLGNATCGFMAVYFTTTGILIPHLTDSQESGMARNSAATAVILMLCAAVFDLFDGLVARKLRSSPMGAELDNLSDLISFGLAPAYFVLVYGMVADDASQKVAAVGAVVVLLAVVLRLARFSCVTVKDGTFQGMPSPFGALTVVSIVLLELPFVATLLAIVGTAWLMVSRVEYPKPRGRLAVAMLSWIVLGMGLLAAWAFGAPSGQLLLQTGCALQLVMGAVIPLFATARRVNNFRDNRREARAAQLP is encoded by the coding sequence GTGCCCGAGGCCGACGAGGTCGACGACGAGGAGGAGATGCCTCTTTCTCTCCGCCTCTCAATAGCGGACACCCTCACCCTCGGCAACGCCACGTGCGGCTTCATGGCGGTGTACTTCACCACCACCGGCATCCTGATCCCGCACCTCACCGACAGCCAGGAGTCCGGCATGGCGCGCAACAGCGCGGCCACGGCGGTCATCCTGATGCTGTGCGCGGCGGTCTTCGACCTGTTCGACGGCCTGGTGGCGCGCAAGCTGCGCTCCTCGCCGATGGGCGCGGAGCTGGACAACCTCTCCGACCTGATCAGCTTCGGCCTCGCGCCGGCGTACTTCGTCCTCGTCTACGGCATGGTGGCGGACGACGCGTCGCAGAAGGTCGCCGCGGTCGGAGCGGTGGTGGTGCTCCTCGCGGTGGTGCTGAGACTCGCGCGGTTCTCCTGTGTGACGGTGAAGGACGGCACCTTCCAGGGCATGCCGTCGCCGTTCGGTGCGCTCACCGTCGTCTCGATCGTGCTCCTCGAGCTCCCCTTCGTGGCGACGCTGCTGGCGATCGTGGGCACGGCCTGGCTGATGGTGAGCCGGGTCGAGTACCCGAAGCCGCGGGGCCGCCTCGCGGTCGCGATGCTCTCCTGGATCGTCCTCGGCATGGGTCTCCTCGCGGCCTGGGCGTTCGGCGCCCCCAGCGGCCAGCTCCTCCTCCAGACGGGCTGCGCGCTCCAGCTGGTGATGGGCGCGGTGATCCCGCTGTTCGCCACGGCCCGCCGCGTGAACAACTTCCGCGACAACAGGCGCGAGGCGAGGGCGGCCCAGCTGCCGTAA
- a CDS encoding ABC transporter ATP-binding protein, translating to MTGAGLVVQDLSVGYGPVRALRRVSLEVPEGAVVTVLGGNGAGKSTLLRAISRTLAFHGGAVTEGTVTLDGRRLDGLAPDRVVAAGISQVPEGRRVFARMTVADNLRAGALGGTRAGRSTALDRVHELFPVLAERAGQRAGLLSGGEQQMLAVARALMAAPRVLLLDEPSLGLAPLMARRIADTVREINTQGTSVLLVEQNAALALSLATRAYVLEVGEVTLSGPAAELSASDEVRRRYLGVVDEDAAADAEQATGRTLTRWQG from the coding sequence ATGACCGGAGCCGGACTGGTCGTCCAGGACCTGTCGGTCGGGTACGGTCCCGTGCGCGCCCTGCGCCGGGTGTCCCTGGAGGTGCCCGAGGGCGCCGTGGTGACGGTGCTCGGCGGCAACGGAGCGGGCAAGTCCACCCTGCTCCGCGCGATCAGCCGCACCCTCGCCTTCCACGGCGGCGCGGTCACCGAGGGCACGGTGACCCTGGACGGCCGCCGCCTCGACGGCCTGGCACCCGACCGCGTGGTCGCCGCCGGCATCTCCCAGGTACCGGAGGGAAGACGGGTGTTCGCCCGCATGACGGTCGCCGACAACCTCCGCGCGGGAGCCCTCGGCGGCACCCGCGCGGGACGGTCCACGGCCCTGGACCGCGTCCACGAACTGTTCCCCGTCCTCGCCGAACGCGCGGGCCAGCGCGCCGGACTCCTCTCCGGCGGCGAACAGCAGATGCTCGCCGTCGCCCGCGCCCTGATGGCCGCCCCCCGCGTCCTCCTCCTCGACGAACCCTCCCTCGGTCTCGCCCCGCTCATGGCCCGGCGGATCGCCGACACCGTCCGCGAGATCAACACCCAGGGCACCTCCGTCCTCCTCGTCGAGCAGAACGCGGCACTCGCCCTGAGTCTCGCCACGCGCGCGTACGTCCTCGAAGTCGGCGAGGTCACCCTGTCGGGCCCCGCCGCCGAACTGTCCGCGTCCGACGAGGTGCGCCGCCGCTACCTGGGCGTGGTCGACGAGGACGCGGCGGCCGACGCCGAACAGGCGACCGGACGGACCCTGACGAGGTGGCAGGGGTGA
- a CDS encoding branched-chain amino acid ABC transporter permease: MSEALVKPLRLVRTRTWVWGAGAAVLLALPFYLDRFWLQTGLFAMAAAIGAIGINLLTGATGQLSMGHAFFLAVGAYGYCVFAADGGDGLTGLGLPTWLAAVLAVLVAGLAGGLFSPISGRLGGAYLGIATLALVFIGQHVMFNAHDLTGGANGRDVPPLSLFGLTFDDRELLVAAVPFGSAEKLWYAALVLLAAGALFARGVLRGRPGRAMNAIRDHRIAAGVLGVPVARHRAAVFVLSSMYAGLAGVLLALVFQRTVPDYFGITLSLEYLAMIVIGGLGSVSGAVAGAVFVSLLPQLLTRYSDALPLVSAPGTGGIAPGEASRYLYGAAVVLVVLFLPGGLVGTVVRRRVTTHSGEER; the protein is encoded by the coding sequence GTGTCTGAGGCCCTCGTGAAGCCGTTGCGGCTCGTCAGGACACGGACCTGGGTCTGGGGCGCCGGGGCTGCCGTCCTCCTGGCGCTGCCCTTCTACCTGGACCGGTTCTGGCTCCAGACAGGCCTGTTCGCGATGGCCGCCGCGATCGGCGCCATCGGCATCAACCTCCTGACCGGGGCGACCGGACAGCTCTCCATGGGGCACGCCTTCTTCCTCGCCGTCGGCGCCTACGGCTACTGCGTGTTCGCCGCGGACGGCGGCGACGGACTCACCGGCCTGGGGCTGCCGACCTGGCTCGCGGCCGTGCTCGCGGTGCTGGTCGCGGGCCTCGCGGGCGGGCTGTTCAGCCCCATCTCCGGCCGGCTCGGGGGCGCCTACCTTGGCATCGCCACCCTCGCGCTCGTCTTCATCGGCCAGCACGTCATGTTCAACGCCCATGACCTGACCGGCGGCGCCAACGGCCGTGACGTACCGCCGCTGAGCCTGTTCGGCCTCACCTTCGACGACCGCGAACTCCTCGTCGCCGCCGTGCCCTTCGGGTCGGCCGAGAAGCTCTGGTACGCCGCTCTGGTCCTGCTGGCGGCCGGCGCCCTCTTCGCGCGGGGCGTCCTGCGCGGCCGTCCGGGCCGGGCGATGAACGCCATCCGCGACCACCGCATCGCCGCCGGAGTGCTCGGTGTGCCGGTCGCCCGCCACCGTGCCGCCGTCTTCGTGCTGTCCTCGATGTACGCGGGGCTCGCGGGCGTACTCCTCGCCCTGGTCTTCCAGCGGACCGTGCCCGACTACTTCGGCATCACGCTCTCGCTCGAGTACCTCGCGATGATCGTCATCGGAGGGCTCGGCTCGGTCTCCGGGGCGGTGGCCGGGGCCGTGTTCGTGTCGCTGCTGCCGCAACTGCTGACCCGCTACAGCGACGCGCTGCCGCTGGTCTCCGCCCCCGGCACGGGCGGTATCGCACCGGGCGAGGCATCCCGGTACCTCTACGGCGCCGCCGTCGTGCTGGTGGTGCTGTTCCTGCCCGGCGGCCTGGTCGGGACGGTCGTACGGCGTCGAGTCACAACCCATTCAGGGGAGGAACGATGA
- a CDS encoding phosphatidylserine decarboxylase encodes MPHSQTSAPRDSLAGVRLARGASPWLLPTVATAALSLVRARKSGAAKAVAVPATALAAGMLWFFRDPEREIAPGRVISPADGVVQSIMPWKDGRTRVAIFMSPLNVHVNRAPLSGTVTSVEHIPGGFVPAFNKESENNERVVWHFDTELGDIEMIQIAGAVARRIVPYIPQGTKVEQGDRIGLIRFGSRVDIYLPEGVEVAVEVGQKTVAGVTRIDRD; translated from the coding sequence ATGCCCCACAGCCAAACCTCTGCACCTCGCGACAGCCTGGCAGGCGTACGCCTCGCGCGCGGAGCATCGCCGTGGCTCCTCCCGACCGTCGCCACCGCAGCACTGAGCCTGGTACGCGCGCGCAAGTCCGGCGCCGCCAAGGCCGTCGCCGTGCCCGCCACCGCGCTGGCGGCGGGCATGCTGTGGTTCTTCCGCGACCCCGAGCGCGAGATCGCCCCGGGCCGGGTCATCTCGCCCGCCGACGGTGTGGTGCAGAGCATCATGCCGTGGAAGGACGGCCGCACCCGCGTCGCGATCTTCATGAGCCCGCTCAACGTCCACGTCAACCGCGCGCCGCTCTCCGGCACGGTGACGTCGGTCGAGCACATCCCCGGCGGGTTCGTTCCGGCGTTCAACAAGGAGAGCGAGAACAACGAGCGCGTCGTCTGGCACTTCGACACCGAACTCGGTGACATCGAGATGATCCAGATCGCCGGCGCGGTGGCCCGTCGCATCGTGCCGTACATCCCGCAGGGGACGAAGGTCGAGCAGGGTGACCGCATCGGCCTGATCCGCTTCGGCTCGCGCGTCGACATCTACCTGCCCGAGGGCGTGGAGGTCGCGGTCGAGGTCGGCCAGAAGACGGTGGCTGGGGTGACTCGCATTGACCGTGATTGA
- a CDS encoding CoA ester lyase — protein MTVNRLRPRRSCLAVPGSNPRFLEKAQGLPADQVFLDLEDACAPLAKPEARHTIVKFLNEGDWTGKTRVVRVNDWTTEWTYRDVVTVVEGAGQNLDCIMLPKVQTAEQIVALDLLLTQIEKTMGFEVGKIGIEAQIENAQGLNNVNEIATASQRVETIIFGPADFMASINMKSLVVGEQPPGYPADAYHYILMKILMAARANNLQAIDGPYLQIRNIDGYREVAQRAAALGFDGKWVLHPGQVEASNEIFSPSQEDYDHAELILDAYDYYTSEAGGKKGSAMLGDEMIDEASRKMALVISGKGRAAGMQRTSKFEIPEA, from the coding sequence ATGACCGTCAACCGTCTGCGTCCCCGCCGCTCGTGTCTCGCGGTACCGGGAAGCAACCCCCGCTTCCTGGAGAAGGCGCAGGGCCTCCCGGCGGACCAGGTCTTCCTCGACCTGGAGGACGCGTGCGCCCCGCTCGCCAAGCCCGAGGCGCGGCACACCATCGTCAAGTTCCTCAACGAGGGCGACTGGACGGGCAAGACGAGGGTCGTGCGCGTCAACGACTGGACGACCGAGTGGACGTACCGCGATGTCGTCACGGTCGTCGAGGGGGCCGGCCAGAACCTCGACTGCATCATGCTGCCGAAGGTCCAGACGGCCGAGCAGATCGTCGCGCTCGACCTCCTGCTGACCCAGATCGAGAAGACGATGGGCTTCGAGGTCGGCAAGATCGGCATCGAGGCGCAGATCGAGAACGCCCAGGGCCTCAACAACGTCAACGAGATCGCGACGGCCTCCCAGCGCGTCGAGACGATCATCTTCGGCCCGGCCGACTTCATGGCGTCGATCAACATGAAGTCGCTCGTCGTGGGCGAGCAGCCGCCCGGCTACCCGGCGGACGCCTACCACTACATCCTCATGAAGATCCTGATGGCCGCCCGTGCCAACAACCTCCAGGCGATCGACGGCCCCTACCTGCAGATCCGCAACATCGACGGCTACCGCGAGGTCGCCCAGCGCGCCGCGGCCCTCGGTTTCGACGGCAAGTGGGTGCTGCACCCGGGCCAGGTCGAGGCGTCCAACGAGATCTTCTCGCCCTCCCAGGAGGACTACGACCACGCCGAGCTGATCCTGGACGCGTACGACTACTACACGTCCGAGGCGGGCGGCAAGAAGGGCTCGGCGATGCTCGGCGACGAGATGATCGACGAGGCCAGCCGCAAGATGGCGCTGGTCATCTCCGGCAAGGGCCGCGCGGCCGGTATGCAGCGCACCTCCAAGTTCGAGATCCCGGAGGCCTGA
- a CDS encoding MaoC family dehydratase, with translation MQFGRTYEEFEVGAVYKHWPGKTVTEYDDHLFCLLTMNHHPLHMDVNYAEKTTDFGKNVVVGNYIYSLLLGMSVPDVSGKAIANLEIESLKHVAPTFHGDTIYGQTTVLDKWPSKSKNDRGIVYVETKGYKQDGTLVCVFRRKVMVPTETYIKERGGEQPGRPELQEG, from the coding sequence ATGCAGTTCGGACGCACCTACGAGGAGTTCGAGGTCGGGGCGGTCTACAAGCACTGGCCCGGTAAGACGGTCACGGAGTACGACGACCACCTCTTCTGCCTTCTCACCATGAACCACCACCCGCTCCACATGGACGTCAACTACGCCGAGAAGACGACGGACTTCGGCAAGAACGTGGTGGTCGGCAACTACATCTACTCCCTGCTGCTCGGCATGTCCGTGCCGGACGTCTCCGGCAAGGCGATCGCCAACTTGGAGATCGAGTCGCTGAAGCACGTGGCGCCGACCTTCCACGGCGACACGATCTACGGCCAGACGACCGTGCTCGACAAGTGGCCCTCCAAGTCGAAGAACGACCGCGGGATCGTGTACGTCGAGACCAAGGGCTACAAGCAGGACGGCACGCTGGTCTGCGTGTTCCGCCGCAAGGTCATGGTGCCCACCGAGACCTACATCAAGGAGCGCGGCGGCGAGCAGCCCGGCCGCCCGGAACTTCAGGAGGGCTGA
- a CDS encoding acyl-CoA dehydrogenase family protein — protein sequence MARLAQTAGLTDIQQEILSTVRDFVDKEIIPVATELEHRDEYPQQIVDGLKELGLFGLMIPEEYGGLGESLLTYALCVEEIARGWMSVSGIINTHFIVAYMLKQHGTQEQKDHFLPRMAAGDVRGAFSMSEPGLGSDVSAITSKAVKDGDEYVLNGQKMWLTNGGTSTLVAVLVRSDEGHPEGTAPHKSMTTFLIEKEPGFGEVRPGLTIPGKIDKMGYKGVDTTELIMDGLRLPADRVLGGATGRGFYQMMDGVEVGRVNVAARGCGVAQRAFELGVSYAQQRHTFGKPIAQHQAIQFKLAEMATKVEAAHAMMVNAARKKDSGERNDLEAGMAKYLASEYCKEVVEDAFRIHGGYGFSKEYEIERLYREAPMLLIGEGTAEIQKMIIGRRLLEEYRFQG from the coding sequence ATGGCACGCCTCGCCCAGACCGCCGGTCTGACCGACATCCAGCAGGAGATCCTGTCCACCGTCCGGGACTTCGTGGACAAGGAGATCATCCCGGTCGCGACCGAGCTGGAGCACCGCGACGAGTACCCGCAGCAGATCGTCGACGGGCTCAAGGAGTTGGGCCTGTTCGGCCTGATGATCCCCGAGGAGTACGGCGGTCTGGGCGAGTCCCTCCTGACGTACGCCCTGTGCGTGGAGGAGATCGCCCGCGGCTGGATGTCGGTGTCCGGCATCATCAACACCCACTTCATCGTGGCGTACATGCTCAAGCAGCACGGCACGCAGGAGCAGAAGGACCACTTCCTGCCGCGCATGGCGGCCGGCGACGTCCGGGGCGCCTTCTCGATGTCGGAGCCGGGCCTGGGTTCGGACGTGTCCGCCATCACGTCGAAGGCGGTCAAGGACGGCGACGAGTACGTCCTGAACGGCCAGAAGATGTGGCTCACGAACGGCGGAACGTCAACTCTGGTGGCCGTTCTCGTCCGAAGTGACGAAGGACACCCCGAGGGCACGGCGCCCCACAAGTCGATGACGACCTTCCTGATCGAGAAGGAGCCCGGTTTCGGAGAGGTCCGTCCGGGCCTCACGATCCCCGGGAAGATCGACAAGATGGGTTACAAGGGTGTCGACACCACCGAGCTCATCATGGATGGCCTGCGACTTCCGGCCGATCGTGTGCTCGGCGGGGCCACCGGCCGAGGTTTTTACCAAATGATGGACGGCGTGGAAGTGGGCCGCGTCAATGTGGCGGCGCGTGGCTGCGGTGTCGCTCAGCGTGCCTTCGAGCTGGGCGTCTCGTATGCCCAGCAGCGTCACACTTTCGGCAAGCCGATCGCCCAGCACCAGGCGATTCAGTTCAAGCTGGCCGAGATGGCTACCAAGGTCGAGGCCGCGCATGCGATGATGGTCAACGCGGCACGCAAAAAGGACTCCGGTGAGCGAAACGACCTTGAAGCAGGGATGGCGAAGTACCTCGCCTCCGAATACTGCAAAGAGGTCGTGGAAGACGCCTTCCGGATCCACGGCGGCTACGGCTTCTCCAAGGAGTACGAGATCGAGCGCCTCTACCGTGAGGCTCCGATGCTGCTGATCGGTGAAGGTACCGCCGAGATCCAGAAAATGATCATCGGTCGCAGGCTGCTCGAAGAGTATCGGTTCCAGGGCTAG
- a CDS encoding branched-chain amino acid ABC transporter permease: MSTFAEILLNGISLGSVYALIALGFVVIFRATEVVNFAHASLLLAGGYVTAVLHDDIGFWPALLAGIAGAALVGAAVEFLVMRRYRGSDHSVLAIVTIGVDILLTTELTRRIGTDVLALGDPWGDAVLRLGPISLAHTRIAAFVAAALLITAFLLAFRYTSWGVAMRAAAESSETAALMGVRLGRVSLGAWAVAGGLAAVAALFLTVFPTPGLERATSLAALKAFPAAILGGLDSTTGALVGGLLVGVTESLATGYQSDLTFLGRGLGDLAPYLVMVAILLLRPAGLFGTKELARV; this comes from the coding sequence ATGAGCACCTTCGCCGAGATCCTGCTGAACGGCATCTCGCTGGGGTCGGTGTACGCGCTCATCGCCCTCGGTTTCGTGGTGATCTTCCGGGCCACCGAGGTGGTCAACTTCGCCCACGCGTCCCTGCTGCTGGCGGGCGGGTACGTCACCGCGGTCCTCCACGACGACATCGGGTTCTGGCCCGCGCTGCTCGCCGGGATCGCGGGCGCAGCGCTGGTGGGGGCCGCCGTGGAGTTCCTGGTGATGCGGCGGTACCGGGGCAGCGACCACAGCGTCCTGGCCATCGTCACCATCGGCGTGGACATCCTGCTGACCACCGAGCTGACCCGCCGTATCGGCACGGACGTCCTCGCGCTCGGCGACCCCTGGGGCGACGCCGTGCTCAGGCTCGGGCCGATCTCGCTGGCCCACACCCGGATCGCCGCGTTCGTGGCCGCCGCGCTGCTCATCACCGCGTTCCTGCTGGCGTTCCGGTACACCTCGTGGGGAGTGGCGATGCGGGCGGCGGCGGAGAGCTCGGAGACGGCCGCGCTGATGGGGGTGCGGCTGGGCCGGGTGTCGCTGGGCGCCTGGGCGGTGGCGGGCGGACTCGCCGCCGTGGCGGCCCTGTTCCTCACCGTGTTCCCGACGCCCGGCCTGGAACGGGCGACCTCGCTGGCCGCGCTCAAGGCGTTCCCGGCCGCCATCCTCGGCGGCCTCGACTCCACGACGGGCGCGCTGGTGGGCGGGCTCCTGGTCGGGGTCACGGAGTCCCTCGCCACCGGCTACCAGAGCGATCTGACCTTCCTGGGGCGGGGGCTGGGCGACCTCGCGCCCTATCTCGTGATGGTCGCGATCCTGCTCCTACGGCCCGCGGGGCTGTTCGGCACGAAGGAGCTCGCCCGTGTCTGA
- a CDS encoding helix-turn-helix domain-containing protein — protein MGGRRPRTGHDWKLLAESCTTLLERVPELVDEHLRQLTDHSPVYGQVLPYDQQWREAEEAMRIGIETISAPRDSPRRDLEYAEDAGRRRAHQGLPLDLLVHAYRNAGYLVWDALVEGTAGREPERLAALMRSTTMVWSAVDAQAQAASEAYRATEAELRRRTDEQLQALLDALLEGQSTPGLAARAAAGLDLPEHGPYAVVVLRAERREAAERPVRGAGFRFIWRMRADGEVAVVALAPGQGLDGVARALEGRCSGPGGISPVVPGLAELGRARRLAELALRTCPPDATAVVRLDQRMPTALVVSQPELADRLVKDVFGALLELEPADRAVLLETLDVWLVCEGSAGRAAGRLYCHRNTVFNRLRRLEQLTSRSLARPRDLIEMTLALDAYRLSGGRR, from the coding sequence ATGGGAGGGCGAAGGCCGCGGACCGGTCATGACTGGAAGCTGCTCGCGGAGTCCTGCACGACTCTGCTGGAACGGGTGCCCGAGCTCGTCGACGAGCACCTCAGGCAACTCACCGACCACTCCCCCGTCTACGGCCAGGTGCTGCCGTACGACCAGCAGTGGCGGGAGGCGGAGGAGGCGATGCGGATCGGCATCGAGACGATCTCCGCGCCCCGGGACTCGCCGCGCCGCGATCTGGAGTACGCCGAGGACGCGGGCCGGCGCCGGGCCCACCAGGGGCTGCCGCTGGACCTCCTGGTGCACGCCTACCGGAACGCCGGTTACCTGGTGTGGGATGCGCTCGTGGAGGGGACGGCCGGGCGGGAGCCGGAGCGGCTCGCGGCGCTGATGCGGTCGACGACGATGGTGTGGTCGGCGGTGGACGCGCAGGCGCAGGCGGCGTCGGAGGCGTACCGGGCCACCGAGGCGGAGCTCAGACGGCGTACGGACGAACAGCTCCAGGCGCTCCTCGACGCCCTGCTGGAGGGGCAGTCGACGCCCGGGCTCGCGGCCCGCGCGGCGGCGGGGCTCGATCTGCCGGAGCACGGGCCGTACGCGGTGGTGGTGCTGCGGGCCGAGCGGCGGGAGGCGGCGGAGCGGCCGGTGCGGGGTGCCGGGTTCCGGTTCATCTGGCGGATGCGGGCGGACGGCGAGGTGGCGGTCGTGGCGCTCGCGCCGGGGCAGGGCCTGGACGGCGTGGCGCGCGCGTTGGAGGGGCGCTGCTCAGGGCCGGGCGGGATCAGCCCGGTGGTGCCGGGGCTCGCCGAGCTGGGCCGGGCCCGGCGGCTCGCGGAACTGGCGCTGCGCACCTGTCCGCCGGACGCCACCGCGGTCGTACGCCTTGATCAGCGGATGCCGACCGCGCTGGTGGTGAGCCAGCCGGAGCTGGCCGACCGGCTGGTGAAGGACGTGTTCGGCGCGCTCCTGGAGCTGGAGCCCGCCGACCGGGCCGTACTGCTCGAGACCCTCGACGTGTGGCTGGTGTGCGAGGGGTCGGCGGGGCGGGCCGCCGGGCGGCTGTACTGCCATCGCAACACCGTCTTCAACCGGCTGCGGCGGCTGGAGCAGCTCACGTCCCGGTCGTTGGCCCGTCCCCGGGACCTGATCGAGATGACGCTGGCGCTGGACGCGTACCGGCTGTCGGGCGGGCGCCGCTGA
- a CDS encoding ABC transporter substrate-binding protein: MMRTYAARAAAGALAALLVLAGCSSKAKDSDDGDGGKSGAGGVRTGEGISGKTITLGALTDMTGVYATLGKSVTQAQQLYVKQLNAAGGVCGYKVALSVRDHGYDPQKAVSGYTELEPKVLGFAQFIGSPFVAAVKQRIDGQDKGLVLPQAWSSALLGSPYIRVIGSTYDIETINAVDFLMKEKGVKKGDRIGHVYFEGDYGESALVGSKHIAKEAGLTVVEQKIKPTDNDMTAQVTALKQAGVKAIVISAGPRQAASLVGVAAASGFAVPVIGNNSAFAPQLLATQAGPALMKNYYVASPSLPIGADTPEAKKLVADYRAAYPDDALDNGIVAGWTAASAFGEALKKACTNKDLTREGVDKALLSIGSYDIGFGVTQDFTDPKSPSSRQSVILQPDKNVTGGMKVVKEAGASEAAQGYTPGA, encoded by the coding sequence ATGATGAGGACATACGCCGCCAGGGCCGCCGCGGGAGCGCTCGCCGCGCTGCTGGTGCTGGCCGGGTGCAGCTCCAAGGCCAAGGACTCCGACGACGGGGACGGCGGCAAGTCGGGCGCGGGCGGGGTGCGGACCGGGGAGGGCATCTCCGGGAAGACGATCACACTGGGCGCGCTCACCGACATGACCGGCGTCTACGCGACCCTCGGCAAGAGCGTCACCCAGGCCCAGCAGCTGTACGTGAAGCAGCTCAATGCCGCCGGAGGCGTCTGCGGCTACAAGGTGGCCCTCTCGGTGCGGGACCACGGCTACGACCCGCAGAAAGCCGTCTCCGGCTACACCGAGCTGGAGCCGAAGGTGCTCGGGTTCGCGCAGTTCATCGGCTCACCGTTCGTCGCCGCGGTCAAGCAGCGCATCGACGGCCAGGACAAGGGGCTGGTGCTCCCGCAGGCCTGGTCGTCGGCGCTGCTCGGCAGTCCGTACATCCGGGTCATCGGATCCACCTACGACATCGAGACGATCAACGCGGTCGACTTCCTGATGAAGGAGAAGGGGGTGAAGAAGGGCGACAGGATCGGTCACGTCTACTTCGAGGGCGACTACGGCGAGAGCGCGCTGGTCGGTTCGAAGCACATCGCGAAGGAGGCCGGGCTGACCGTCGTCGAGCAGAAGATCAAGCCCACCGACAACGACATGACCGCCCAGGTCACCGCCCTCAAGCAGGCCGGCGTCAAGGCGATCGTGATCAGCGCGGGCCCGCGGCAGGCGGCCTCGCTGGTCGGGGTGGCGGCGGCGAGCGGCTTCGCCGTACCGGTCATCGGCAACAACTCGGCCTTCGCTCCGCAGCTGCTCGCCACGCAGGCAGGGCCCGCCCTGATGAAGAACTACTACGTGGCCTCGCCCTCGCTCCCCATCGGCGCGGACACCCCCGAGGCGAAGAAGCTTGTCGCCGACTACCGGGCCGCCTACCCGGACGACGCCCTGGACAACGGCATCGTGGCCGGCTGGACCGCCGCGTCGGCCTTCGGCGAGGCCCTGAAGAAGGCCTGCACGAACAAGGACCTCACCCGCGAGGGCGTGGACAAGGCCCTGCTGTCGATCGGCTCCTACGACATCGGCTTCGGCGTCACCCAGGACTTCACCGACCCCAAGTCGCCGTCCTCCAGGCAGAGCGTGATCCTTCAGCCGGACAAGAACGTCACGGGTGGCATGAAGGTCGTGAAGGAGGCGGGGGCCTCGGAGGCGGCCCAGGGGTACACACCGGGGGCGTGA